Proteins encoded by one window of Listeria cossartiae subsp. cossartiae:
- a CDS encoding mpt operon Crp-Fnr family transcription regulator, which yields MTFLEFHKLISQDLLIYSWIRKNFSLTHQELEVGKELKLQHGQIIIMEKGLMIQKSAGKKPTIERIFAGERIIYTTERVLLLSALESTTYSIIPTDELFEKLDEHNLLSNFFLQIAEDFEKSLEWQREIMSAEPEERVEKVLLRIIKWYELNPVSKPVFPRWLKIYVLAKLAKCSVSTTSLIINGLVEKGIINVKKTPWILMQDLEVLCVL from the coding sequence ATGACTTTTTTAGAATTTCATAAACTAATCAGTCAAGATTTGCTGATTTATTCATGGATTAGAAAGAATTTTTCTCTTACTCACCAAGAATTGGAGGTAGGTAAGGAACTTAAATTGCAACATGGACAAATAATCATCATGGAAAAAGGTTTAATGATACAAAAGAGCGCGGGAAAGAAACCCACAATTGAACGAATATTTGCGGGTGAACGTATTATTTACACAACGGAAAGAGTATTACTGCTATCCGCGTTAGAAAGTACAACCTATAGCATTATTCCAACAGATGAACTATTCGAGAAGCTAGACGAGCACAATTTATTATCGAATTTCTTCTTGCAGATAGCGGAAGATTTTGAGAAAAGCTTAGAATGGCAAAGAGAAATAATGTCAGCAGAACCCGAAGAACGAGTGGAAAAAGTTTTACTGAGAATTATCAAATGGTACGAATTAAATCCAGTAAGCAAGCCCGTATTTCCACGATGGCTAAAAATTTACGTCCTAGCAAAGTTAGCCAAATGCTCCGTTTCAACGACCTCATTAATCATAAATGGCTTGGTTGAAAAAGGAATAATTAATGTTAAAAAGACACCTTGGATTTTAATGCAGGATTTAGAAGTATTATGTGTCTTGTAA
- a CDS encoding mannose/fructose/sorbose PTS transporter subunit IIA gives MVGIILATHGEFAEGILQSGTMIFGEQENVKAITLMPSEGPEDIKAKMEAAIASFDSQDEVLFLVDLWGGTPFNQANGLYELNKDKWAIVAGLNLPMLIEAFSSRFTMESAHEIAANILAPAQEGIRVKPEELQPQVTATEQPQAEIAAVGDGKIEFVLARVDSRLLHGQVATAWTKATHPTRIIVVSDAVAKDDLRKKLIEQAAPPGVKANVIPVQKMIEISKDPRFGNTKALLLFENPQDVLRAIEGGVEIEQVNVGSMAHSVGKVVVSKVLSMGKDDVATFEKLKEKGVKFDVRKVPNDSSANMEDIIKKAKNELKTQ, from the coding sequence ATGGTAGGAATTATCCTCGCAACTCACGGTGAATTTGCTGAAGGTATTTTGCAGTCCGGAACAATGATTTTCGGCGAGCAAGAAAACGTTAAAGCAATCACTTTGATGCCAAGCGAAGGTCCAGAAGACATCAAAGCTAAAATGGAAGCTGCAATTGCATCCTTTGATAGCCAAGATGAAGTTTTATTCTTAGTGGATCTTTGGGGAGGCACACCATTCAATCAAGCAAACGGTCTTTATGAACTCAATAAAGATAAGTGGGCAATCGTAGCAGGACTTAACTTGCCAATGTTGATTGAAGCTTTCTCATCACGTTTTACAATGGAAAGCGCACATGAAATCGCAGCAAATATCCTTGCGCCAGCTCAAGAAGGTATCCGTGTGAAACCAGAAGAACTACAACCGCAAGTTACAGCTACTGAACAGCCACAAGCAGAAATCGCTGCAGTTGGTGATGGAAAAATTGAATTCGTTCTAGCACGTGTTGATTCACGTCTCTTGCATGGTCAAGTAGCCACTGCATGGACAAAAGCAACACACCCAACAAGAATTATCGTCGTTTCAGATGCAGTTGCAAAAGACGATCTTCGTAAAAAATTAATCGAGCAAGCAGCACCACCAGGAGTAAAAGCTAACGTTATCCCAGTCCAAAAAATGATTGAGATTTCAAAAGATCCACGTTTCGGCAATACAAAAGCACTTTTATTATTCGAAAATCCTCAAGATGTTTTACGCGCAATTGAAGGTGGCGTAGAAATCGAACAAGTAAACGTTGGTTCCATGGCTCACTCTGTAGGTAAAGTTGTTGTTAGCAAAGTACTTTCCATGGGTAAAGATGATGTTGCCACTTTTGAGAAATTAAAAGAAAAAGGCGTTAAATTCGATGTACGTAAAGTCCCTAATGACTCAAGCGCAAACATGGAAGACATCATTAAAAAAGCAAAAAATGAACTAAAGACACAATAA